In Niallia sp. FSL W8-0635, one genomic interval encodes:
- a CDS encoding helix-turn-helix transcriptional regulator — MYTFLLNIRDHGLHRTFQTNDLYHQYISPSIQWIQSNYREKCAIADLAKSLFISPQYLNKLFRRFIGVSVYQYVLAYRIKKAKEILVTNRDLKIKDITFLTGFNDTSHFVATFKKETGYTPKEFRTFY, encoded by the coding sequence GTGTATACCTTCTTATTAAACATTAGAGATCATGGGTTACACCGAACCTTTCAAACAAATGATTTATATCATCAATATATATCGCCAAGTATTCAATGGATCCAATCCAATTACAGAGAAAAATGCGCCATCGCTGATTTAGCGAAAAGTCTCTTTATTTCACCACAATATTTAAATAAACTTTTTAGACGATTTATCGGTGTCTCTGTCTATCAATATGTCCTTGCTTATCGCATCAAAAAGGCAAAAGAAATTTTAGTCACAAATCGCGATTTGAAAATAAAAGACATTACATTTCTAACCGGATTCAATGATACAAGTCATTTTGTAGCCACCTTTAAAAAAGAAACAGGATATACCCCTAAGGAATTCCGCACTTTTTATTAG
- a CDS encoding ISLre2 family transposase, with the protein MNQCNTKMPSLKELEKTLFRTLQMTFQEILIQTLENWDQEIAKQRDKRRFALRDKREIRLDTAFGAVELKRNYYFDRVTKKYICLLDHYLQFQGNKGFSPLLEEWGLELATNGSSYRKAVETFEQFLGYSAMSHEALRQHLLQTSVLPAKEKRPFQKVLFVEVDGLYVKSQEKKKRGWELKFAAVHEGWKENGKRIRLRNKRHFLYEGKEPFWEAFETFLQNNYAYDPTQTLLIINGDGAGWITACREYFRERAFFTMDRFHVARSMKQLMKSHPRYRYMKRALRNYQVETLLLELNSAVGTMDTPEEEEKLEHFLAFLTHHQETIKDYRSWLQEKGVDTTAYRPMGSAEAMMNQLAKRLKNGRAWSKKGVMSMARLWIGLKDDLSIQTIYGKWEKATEKSKKEHRAKREIPTKLVTETVRQNMPYLNQAIGKPVHFALQGLKGF; encoded by the coding sequence ATGAATCAATGTAACACAAAAATGCCATCATTAAAAGAATTGGAAAAAACTTTATTTCGAACACTACAAATGACGTTTCAAGAAATCCTTATTCAAACGTTAGAAAATTGGGATCAAGAGATTGCCAAGCAACGAGACAAAAGAAGATTTGCTTTACGTGATAAACGAGAAATACGATTAGATACAGCGTTTGGAGCTGTGGAGCTGAAGCGTAATTATTATTTTGATCGTGTAACCAAAAAATATATTTGTCTATTAGATCACTATTTACAGTTTCAGGGGAATAAGGGATTTAGTCCGCTACTAGAAGAATGGGGGTTAGAACTAGCGACGAATGGCTCCTCCTATCGAAAGGCGGTGGAAACGTTCGAACAATTTTTAGGCTATTCGGCGATGAGCCACGAAGCATTACGGCAACATCTTCTTCAAACAAGCGTACTTCCCGCTAAGGAAAAACGCCCTTTTCAAAAGGTATTGTTTGTAGAAGTAGATGGATTATATGTGAAGAGTCAAGAAAAGAAAAAGCGTGGATGGGAGTTGAAATTCGCCGCTGTACACGAGGGATGGAAAGAAAACGGAAAGCGAATCAGGCTCCGAAATAAAAGGCATTTTCTTTATGAAGGAAAAGAACCCTTTTGGGAAGCCTTTGAAACGTTCTTACAGAATAATTATGCGTATGATCCTACCCAAACCTTGCTTATTATTAATGGTGATGGAGCAGGCTGGATAACGGCATGTCGGGAGTATTTTCGGGAACGCGCCTTTTTCACCATGGACCGTTTTCATGTCGCTCGTTCGATGAAGCAACTAATGAAGAGCCATCCTCGATACCGCTACATGAAAAGAGCGTTAAGAAACTACCAGGTAGAAACATTACTTCTAGAGTTGAATAGCGCAGTAGGAACAATGGATACACCAGAAGAAGAAGAAAAACTAGAGCATTTCCTTGCCTTTTTAACGCATCATCAGGAAACCATAAAAGATTACCGTAGTTGGTTACAGGAAAAAGGTGTGGACACGACAGCGTATCGTCCAATGGGAAGTGCAGAGGCGATGATGAATCAATTAGCCAAACGATTAAAGAATGGAAGAGCATGGAGCAAAAAAGGGGTCATGAGCATGGCGCGCTTGTGGATTGGATTGAAGGATGACCTATCCATCCAAACGATATATGGGAAATGGGAAAAAGCCACGGAAAAATCAAAGAAAGAGCATCGAGCGAAAAGAGAAATACCCACAAAATTAGTAACAGAAACCGTGCGTCAGAACATGCCATACTTAAATCAAGCGATTGGAAAACCCGTTCACTTTGCCTTACAGGGATTAAAAGGTTTTTAA